One Scophthalmus maximus strain ysfricsl-2021 chromosome 9, ASM2237912v1, whole genome shotgun sequence genomic region harbors:
- the p2rx3a gene encoding P2X purinoceptor 3a, with protein sequence MGFLVRDFVTDFFTYETTKSVVVKSWSVGIINRIVQLLIITYFVGWVFIHEKAYQTIDTGIESSVMTKVKGFGYQNNISMDVADYVYPPQGAGVFCIMTKLIITENQFQGKCPESIKRFTCTEDKDCHKHFGSILSNGVITGVCLQLYNGSGGQCEIRGWCPAEDDTAKIEPMLDVKNFTIFIKNSIRFPLFNVTRGNFPSTMTASAIKSCNFHPETNPFCPIFRVNDILGYTGQAVESLADKGGEIGINIEWKCNLDLNIEYCVPKYSFTRLDAPFAKNAISKGYNFRFAKYFKTENGTEFRTLHKAFAIRFDVMVTGNAGKFDTIPTLINLVAAFTSIGLGTVLCDIILLNFLKGAEQYKAKKFEEVSEAQIEASLTQSPGSQLSLKPGIRSPYDSGAISLATSDQPM encoded by the exons ATGGGCTTCTTGGTTCGGGACTTTGTCACTGACTTCTTCACCTACGAGACCACCAAGTCTGTGGTGGTCAAGAGCTGGTCCGTGGGCATCATCAATCGGATCGTACAGTTGCTCATCATCACATATTTCGTTGG CTGGGTCTTCATCCACGAGAAAGCTTATCAGACGATTGACACCGGCATCGAGTCGTCTGTGATGACCAAAGTAAAAGGCTTTGGTTACCAAAACAACATTTCGATGGATGTGGCTGACTACGTCTACCCCCCACAG GGTGCAGGTGTTTTCTGCATCATGACCAAACTCATCATTACGGAAAATCAGTTCcaaggaaaatgtccggag TCAATTAAAAGGTTTACTTGTACAGAAGATAAGGACTGCCACAAGCATTTTGGTTCCATCCTTTCAAATG GGGTGATAACAGGTGTTTGCCTCCAACTCTACAATGGCTCCGGGGGTCAATGTGAGATTAGAGGATGGTGTCCGGCTGAGGACGATACCGCCAAAAT CGAGCCAATGCTTGATGTGAAAAACTTCACCATTTTCATCAAAAACAGCATTCGCTTCCCTCTCTTCAATGTCACCAG AGGGAACTTTCCCTCCACAATGACGGCCTCGGCGATCAAGAGCTGTAACTTCCACCCGGAGACGAACCCCTTCTGCCCCATCTTTCGGGTGAACGACATACTGGGCTACACCGGACAGGCTGTGGAGAGCCTGGCAGACAAg GGTGGAGAAATAGGAATAAATATTGAATGGAAGTGCAACCTGGACCTGAACATTGAGTATTGTGTGCCCAAGTACTCTTTCACACGCCTGGACGCACCATTTGCCAAGAATGCCATCTCCAAAGGCTACAACTTCAG ATTTGCCAAATATTTCAAGACAGAGAACGGGACTGAATTTCGGACACTTCACAAAGCATTTGCAATCCGCTTTGACGTTATGGTCACTGGCAAT GCAGGAAAGTTTGACACAATCCCAACACTGATCAACCTGGTAGCTGCCTTCACCTCTATTGGACTG GGTACAGTTCTCTGTGACATTATCTTGCTGAACTTCTTGAAAGGGGCAGAGCAGTACAAAGCCAAGAAATTTGAAGAG GTGTCAGAGGCTCAGATAGAGGCGTCCCTCACTCAGAGCCCGGGTAGccagctgtcactcaaaccAGGTATCAGGAGCCCCTATGACTCCGGAGCCATTTCCCTCGCTACCTCCGACCAACCTATGTGa